A single Calypte anna isolate BGI_N300 chromosome 5A, bCalAnn1_v1.p, whole genome shotgun sequence DNA region contains:
- the GSKIP gene encoding GSK3B-interacting protein, protein METDCKPMELSNNTGFEEDSDYRDFEGTDVKDMRLEAEAVVNDVLFAVSNMFVSKSLPCAEDVAYINVETRERNRYCLELTEAGLRVVAYDFDQTDDRLQTPYHETVYSLLDSLSPAYREVFGNALLQRLEALKKDSQS, encoded by the exons ATGGAGACTGATTGCAAACCTATGGAGTTGTCCAATAATACAGGGTTCGAAGAGGATTCTGATTATAGAGACTTTGAAGGAACAGATGTGAAAGATATGAGACTAGAAGCTGAAGCTGTCGTGAATGATGTTCTCTTTGCCGTCAGCAACATGTTTGTCTCAAAAAGCCTTCCCTGTGCAGAGGATGTCGCATATATCAACGTGGAAACCAGGGAAAGGAACAGATACTGCCTGGAGCTCACGGAAGCAGGGCTCAGG GTAGTAGCTTATGATTTTGATCAGACTGATGACAGATTGCAAACGCCGTACCATGAAACTGTCTACTCCTTATTGGATTCTCTCAGCCCTGCATATCGAGAAGTGTTTGGAAATGCATTACTACAAAGACTAGAAGCTTTGAAGAAAGATAGTCAGTCATGA